Genomic segment of Truepera radiovictrix DSM 17093:
GCGGAGGGTAAAGCCGACGCCTTCAAAGAGCGTCTTGCCCTGGAACGCCTTGGAGAGGCTCTGCGCCTGCAAGACGATCTCGCCGGAGGGCTCGCTAGGGAAGGCGAAGCGGACGGTGCGCCCCTCGGGGTCGGCATCGGGCAGCATCTCGGCGGCGTAGCGCTCCGCGCGGCGCTCCATGGCCTTCGCGCGGCGGTGGAGCTTTTCGCTCTGCCCCGCCCAGCGCTTCATCTGCGTGGCGGCGGCCTCCAAGCGGGCGTGCTCTTTGTGTTGGTTCGCCCTTGTCGCCGCCTCGATACGCGCCTGTTCGGCTCGCGCCGCGCGGTAGCGGCTCGGGATGGCGTCCAGGGTGCGCAGCGTCCCGAGGGCGATCTCGGCCGTCGAGGTGCTCGCGGCGTCCAAAAAGGCGCGGTCGTGCGACACGAGCACGACCGCGCCGGGGTAACGGCCCAAGTAGCTCTCCAACCAGGCGCGCATCTCCATGTCGAGGTGGTTCGTCGGCTCGTCTAAAAGCAGCACGTCGGGCTGCGCCATCAGGAGGCGCGCCAGACCCAGGCGCGTCTTCTCGCCGCCGGAGAGGTGCGCCGCGACCTCCGCTTCGCGGCCGCGAAAACCGAGGGCGTAGAGGACGGCGTCGCGGCGGGCGCGGCGCTCGTAGCCGCCACGGCGCGCGAAGACCTCGTGCACCCCCTCCCACCGCGCATAGACCTCGGGGTCGTCCAGACCCTCGGCCTCGAGCGCCGCCAGGCGCCCCTCCAGCGCATCGAGGTCCGCAAAGGCGCGCTCGGCGAGCTCGAGCACGCTCACGCCGGGGGGAATCTCGGGGTCTTGCTCCAGCATCGCCACGGTGACGCCCTCGCGCCGGAAGACCGCGCCGCCGTCGGGCGCCTCGAGCCCCATGAGAAGCCGCAAGATGGTGGACTTACCCGCCCCGTTGCGGCCGATTAAAGCGACCCGCGAGGCGTCTCGCAGCTCGAGCGTCACGCCGTCTAAGACGACCTGTTCGCCGTAGAACTTGTCCACCCCCTGAAGCGCCGCGAGCAGCATAGGGGTCACTATAACGCTTTGCCGGGGGCGCTGAAACTCAAACCTCAAGCGCCGCACGCCCTTGGCCGCTTCCGGCGAGCGCGTCGGCGACCCCGTTCGCCCAAGCCGTGATGGCTTCCCAGTCACGAAAGTCCCCCCGCACGCCCCGCAGCGACGGATAGCGCCACCAATCCCCGACGCTTAAGCGTCTCGGCTCGAGGCGGCCCCCGAAGACCGCGTGGCCCTGCGGTTGGAGCTCGGCGAAGAGCGAGGTCAGCAGCCGTGGGTGCGTCCAGCCCTGCATCGTCTCGGTCGGTGCGGCGCCCGCCGTGCCGCTCGAAAAACACCAGAGCGGCCGCTGCGCCAACTCGGGCGCAAAGCGTCGGACGAAGTCGCTCGCCTCTACAAGCCAGTCGCCCTCATAGACGGCGCTGCCGAGCACCACCGCGCGGTAGGGCGCGAGCGCCTCCACCGCTTCGGCGGGGCAACAGTGAACCGCCAACCCGCGCGCCTCCAACACTCGAGCGACAGCCTCCGCGATCTCCCGCGTCGCCCCGTAACGACTTGCGTAGGCGACCAGCACCGGCTCTTTCATCCTGCCTCCTAACGGCGCTAGCAGGTACGTAAAGACGGTACCAGCAGCGATCCGCGAACCTGCTGCACAAAGCTCCTCACCCCGCGCTCCCATCCTCAACTCTAGCCCCCCCCCGCCCCCGCGCGCCGTCGGCGCGTCTCGGGCCCCGTGTAGGACTTTGGCCGACATCAGCCGGAAACACCGCCCCACACGAGGTGCGAACGCCGAAGCGAACACCGAGGGCAGGAGCGCCCTCGGTGTCGTAACGGTGTGGGGGCCGTGGCGGCTACTCACGCCGCCCATGGCCCTTGGTCACGAGAACGTCAGTCGACCGGCGCGACGTTCTCGATCAGGTACATGTTGTCGTTGAAGTCGCAGTTGGCCAGCGGAGTCTCCATGCAGTCGCCAGTCGAGACGTAGTCTTGCGCGGCGATGTAGGTCCCCGGGATGACCTCACCTTCGCGGTCTTTGGCGGGCCAGAGGCGGAACCCGAAGCGGCCGCCACCCGCCCCCAGGCTCGGGTCGGTGCTGTAGTTCGCCGAACGCATCTCAAAGGGGCCACTCGGCTCGAACTCGGCGCGCGCGACCTCGTCTGTGCCCTCGGCGAGCGGGAAGATCGTCTGGCTGTAGGCACCGTCGTTGCGGAACGAGACGAGCGGCGTCGAGGCGCCCTGTTCAAAGGCCTCAAAGGTGTCCCCTTGAGTGCAGCAAGAGTGAAAGGCCGCGATCTGCGTGACGCGCACGGGCAGGCTCGCGTCCAGCGGTCTCCAGTACGCCGAACGCACCTCGTCGCCGGCCAAGGGCGCGTCGGGCCCCGTGCTCGTCAACCCGCCCCGCGCATCGGTACCGAGCTCGGTCGTGTAGCCAAAGCCGCGGACGATCCCCTCGAGGAAGATCTCGCGGTTCCCTTCGGGGCGCAGCTGATAGATCCCCGCCAGCTCGATCTGGGTGCTCGCGCCGCGCGCGTCTTGGAGCTCCAGATAGCTTTCGATGATGCCCATCTCGTCGCCGGCGTGGATGAACTGCACGGTCAGGTCGTAGCTCTCCCCCGGATCCAAGACGAGCTCGCTCTCGCCGCCCGGTAAGGTAAAGTCAGCCGGTGAGGAGAGGGTCAGGGTGAGCTCCAAGGGGGCCTCGCCGGTGTTCTCGAGCTGCAACACGCCGGTGTCGACGTACACCAAATCAGCCCACGGCTCGGCCTCGGCGTCACAACCCGGGTCGTCCGGCGGCCAGCACAAGTTGCCGCTCGTGTCGTTGATGCGGTGCAGCACCAAGCGGTCATCGAAGGGGATCTCCAGGGGGTTGCGAACCGTCAGCGTCCCAACGTCACCGAGCGCCTCGTCGGTCGTCGAGAAGGTGCTCGTAAAGGCCTCGAAGGGGGTACCGACCTCATCGCGCAAAGCGCTCGTGACGCTGAAGCGGTAGGTCGTCGCGGGTTGCAGGGGCGCTTCTGGGCTCACGACGAGGGTGCTCCCGCCGTCCTCCAGGGTGCGCGTCGCGGCGACCGGAGCGCCGCTCTCTTCGGTCAGCGTCACCGACGCTTCCGAGAGC
This window contains:
- the abc-f gene encoding ribosomal protection-like ABC-F family protein, translating into MLLAALQGVDKFYGEQVVLDGVTLELRDASRVALIGRNGAGKSTILRLLMGLEAPDGGAVFRREGVTVAMLEQDPEIPPGVSVLELAERAFADLDALEGRLAALEAEGLDDPEVYARWEGVHEVFARRGGYERRARRDAVLYALGFRGREAEVAAHLSGGEKTRLGLARLLMAQPDVLLLDEPTNHLDMEMRAWLESYLGRYPGAVVLVSHDRAFLDAASTSTAEIALGTLRTLDAIPSRYRAARAEQARIEAATRANQHKEHARLEAAATQMKRWAGQSEKLHRRAKAMERRAERYAAEMLPDADPEGRTVRFAFPSEPSGEIVLQAQSLSKAFQGKTLFEGVGFTLRYGERVALVGPNGAGKSTLLKLLLGELESDDPRALLRFGARVRVGYYDQELRGADPEATLLDEVIKLVGDREAHNLLGRFLFPYEAQFKRVADLSGGERARLALLKLTLGAYNFLVLDEPTNHLDLEMIEALEAALAAFEGTLLVVSHDRRFVAATTNLVWEVREGRFTAFEGDWDFYTRKRQERAAPQAAAAPEAKAPAPPKQSGAKTPSKWQLERDLEALEARVGELEAELAELAGRLEHPEGLSPEALVELGTRHAEAEAALLAAMAAWEETAELLRVKA
- a CDS encoding flavodoxin domain-containing protein, encoding MKEPVLVAYASRYGATREIAEAVARVLEARGLAVHCCPAEAVEALAPYRAVVLGSAVYEGDWLVEASDFVRRFAPELAQRPLWCFSSGTAGAAPTETMQGWTHPRLLTSLFAELQPQGHAVFGGRLEPRRLSVGDWWRYPSLRGVRGDFRDWEAITAWANGVADALAGSGQGRAALEV
- a CDS encoding Ig-like domain-containing protein; its protein translation is MKRLAAASLVLAGLSACTLLDPLELTADAPQVVTIDPPNGASQVPLDAALRAELNLPGGAVDLTTLSEASVTLTEESGAPVAATRTLEDGGSTLVVSPEAPLQPATTYRFSVTSALRDEVGTPFEAFTSTFSTTDEALGDVGTLTVRNPLEIPFDDRLVLHRINDTSGNLCWPPDDPGCDAEAEPWADLVYVDTGVLQLENTGEAPLELTLTLSSPADFTLPGGESELVLDPGESYDLTVQFIHAGDEMGIIESYLELQDARGASTQIELAGIYQLRPEGNREIFLEGIVRGFGYTTELGTDARGGLTSTGPDAPLAGDEVRSAYWRPLDASLPVRVTQIAAFHSCCTQGDTFEAFEQGASTPLVSFRNDGAYSQTIFPLAEGTDEVARAEFEPSGPFEMRSANYSTDPSLGAGGGRFGFRLWPAKDREGEVIPGTYIAAQDYVSTGDCMETPLANCDFNDNMYLIENVAPVD